One window of Bacillus sp. THAF10 genomic DNA carries:
- a CDS encoding GNAT family N-acetyltransferase, giving the protein MYRKDLYVFDQDQPKKAVIRNYGTQDFKDLILVQQESFPPPFPSDLWWNEEQLQNHVTLFPEGALCVEIDGKIAGSMTGLLVNHDPHKPDHTWEEITDNGYIRNHQPQGNTLYVVDISVSPSFRKLGLGKWLMQSMYEVVIQLQLDRLLGGGRMPGYHKHAETMSAQTYLEKVLNGEIKDPVITFLLRCGRTPVKIIENYLEDEDSKNYGTLMEWKNPFKEK; this is encoded by the coding sequence TTGTATCGAAAAGACCTTTATGTTTTTGATCAAGATCAGCCGAAAAAAGCCGTTATTAGAAACTATGGAACACAGGATTTTAAGGACTTAATTCTCGTCCAGCAGGAGAGCTTCCCACCGCCATTTCCATCTGATCTATGGTGGAACGAGGAACAACTGCAAAACCACGTGACATTGTTTCCAGAAGGAGCCTTGTGCGTGGAAATAGACGGCAAAATTGCTGGCTCCATGACGGGGCTGCTCGTAAATCATGATCCGCACAAACCAGATCACACCTGGGAAGAAATCACAGACAATGGCTATATTCGTAACCACCAGCCCCAAGGCAACACTTTATATGTAGTAGACATTAGCGTAAGCCCAAGTTTCAGAAAGCTTGGGCTTGGGAAATGGCTTATGCAATCTATGTATGAGGTAGTCATTCAACTCCAGCTTGACCGTTTACTTGGGGGCGGTAGAATGCCGGGCTATCACAAACATGCCGAAACGATGTCTGCTCAAACGTATTTGGAAAAGGTACTTAACGGCGAGATAAAAGACCCAGTCATCACTTTTCTCCTACGCTGTGGCCGCACCCCGGTTAAAATAATCGAAAATTACCTTGAAGACGAAGACTCTAAGAACTACGGTACCCTTATGGAATGGAAGAATCCCTTTAAAGAAAAATAA
- the tyrS gene encoding tyrosine--tRNA ligase, protein MNLLEDLQFRGLINQVTDEEGLQKLLSEEKVKLYSGFDPTGDSLHIGHLLPILTLVRFQQDGHHPIALVGGATGLIGDPSGKKAERTLNTEDIVVEWSNRIKDQLSRFLNFEAKENPAQIANNHDWIGEMNVISFLRDVGKNFGINYMMAKDSVQSRIESGISYTEFSYMILQSLDFLHLYQEQNCKLQIGGSDQWGNITAGLELIRKSEENAKAFGLTIPLVTKADGSKFGKTEGGAVWLDREKTSPYEFYQFWINADDRDVVKYLKYFTFLSHDEIVALEAELQDAPEKRSAHKRLAEEVTKMVHGEAALDQAIRISKALFSGSISELTADEIKQGFADVPSFTVENEEQLALVELLVASKIAPSKRQAREDITNGAISINGEKVQDVAYVLVENDRIEGQFTVVRRGKKKYFLIKY, encoded by the coding sequence ATGAATTTATTAGAGGATTTACAATTTAGAGGACTTATTAATCAAGTAACAGATGAAGAAGGCTTACAAAAGCTTTTAAGCGAAGAAAAAGTAAAACTGTACTCAGGTTTTGACCCAACAGGAGATAGCCTGCATATTGGACACTTGTTGCCAATTTTAACGTTAGTGCGTTTTCAACAGGATGGCCATCATCCGATTGCTTTAGTAGGTGGAGCGACTGGACTTATCGGAGATCCGAGTGGAAAAAAGGCGGAGCGTACGTTAAACACAGAAGATATCGTTGTCGAATGGTCCAACCGTATTAAGGATCAGCTTTCAAGATTCCTAAACTTTGAAGCAAAAGAAAACCCAGCGCAGATTGCCAACAATCATGATTGGATCGGTGAAATGAATGTCATCAGCTTTTTACGTGATGTTGGGAAAAACTTTGGAATCAACTATATGATGGCAAAGGATTCTGTGCAATCTCGTATTGAGTCTGGAATTTCCTACACGGAATTTAGTTATATGATATTGCAGTCCTTAGATTTCCTTCACCTATACCAAGAGCAAAACTGTAAGCTTCAAATTGGTGGGAGCGACCAGTGGGGCAATATCACTGCAGGGTTAGAGCTTATTCGTAAATCTGAAGAAAATGCCAAAGCATTTGGATTAACGATTCCGCTTGTGACAAAAGCAGATGGATCGAAATTTGGAAAAACAGAAGGTGGAGCGGTATGGTTAGACCGAGAAAAAACGTCTCCTTACGAGTTCTATCAGTTCTGGATTAACGCAGATGATCGCGATGTTGTGAAATACTTAAAGTACTTTACCTTCTTATCTCATGATGAAATTGTGGCTTTGGAGGCAGAATTACAAGATGCACCAGAAAAGCGTTCTGCACATAAACGTCTTGCAGAAGAAGTAACAAAAATGGTACACGGAGAAGCTGCACTTGATCAGGCGATTCGTATTTCAAAAGCTCTTTTTAGCGGCTCTATTTCCGAATTAACTGCAGATGAAATAAAGCAAGGCTTTGCAGATGTTCCGTCGTTTACGGTAGAAAACGAAGAACAACTTGCATTAGTAGAGCTACTAGTAGCCAGCAAAATTGCACCTTCTAAGCGTCAAGCGCGTGAGGACATCACAAACGGTGCTATTTCCATTAATGGTGAAAAAGTTCAGGACGTTGCCTATGTGTTAGTTGAAAATGACCGTATTGAAGGTCAATTCACAGTGGTAAGAAGAGGGAAGAAGAAATACTTTTTAATTAAATACTAA
- a CDS encoding transglycosylase domain-containing protein: MSNYDKFKEKTQSFFQLLVNNKTKKGANITYLVVWNLILIFLVIGLIGASFAGGAGAGYFAALVREEPIRSVDDMRKNIYNYEESTEMYFADNVYLGKYRADLLREETSLKDVSEHLINALISTEDEYFYEHEGVVPKAILRAIVQEVTNSANQTGGSTLTQQLIKNQVLTNEVSFDRKAKEILLALRLENYFSKEEILEAYLNVSPFGRDANGRNIAGAQTAAEGIFGVDISELNIPQAAFIAGLPQSPFAYTPFTRSAEVKTAEGLEPGLSRMKYVLNRMHEMGHIDSKQYKEALAYDITKDLTKPTNSAIDEFPYVTFEIEERAQEIIAEQLAIEDGYELEELETNEELYSEYKNLADLALRQNGYVIQTTINKEIYSKMRQITDEFKYFDGTRVYSYEEEIDPDTKKLVARNAEQVGALLMDNKTGAIISFVGGRDFKLKDLNFSTNTWRHNGSTMKPLLGYAPAYEYGTLQPGSVLADLPLTVKIPGQEDWSPMNWNNKFNGLQTVRQSVALSHNLAAIRGYMEILPRRPMDFLFKQNFTKLTAEDAENKSAVLGSPAIGVSVEENTAGYATFANGGNYIKPYLIESIKTKDGKVIYEHKVEPVEIYSPQTAYLMIDTMRDTFKRGTAGPARDYLQFSADWAGKTGTTQDTHDIWMMGTNPNITFGLWMGYDERHVLKTINGRTPTQRSQLLWAQLLNGAHDINPELIGPSNNFQMPGGIVRRSYCKLSGMLPSDLCSKAGLVGEDLFNAKYAPTKVDDSLTTGKYVQIGEVAYAPLSSTPSEFIKEGPMVKPDFLKKLQVDSLEELAEHMDKDIFKGLTVLSEDPLPANNSAPGKVNGVSLSGSTLKWAASSEKDVIGYYVYYAKNSSSTPSKIAAVQAGKDLNTKISQNSGVFYVTAVNASGKQSAPSSTVKRGEPDKKEEKPKPKPKPKPPTNGGDNGGGDGNGDDNSTDPPPDDSGDNGGDDSGNDGGDNGGD, from the coding sequence ATGTCAAACTACGACAAGTTTAAAGAGAAAACACAGTCCTTTTTTCAGTTATTAGTGAATAATAAGACGAAAAAAGGCGCCAACATTACATATTTAGTAGTGTGGAATTTAATTCTGATCTTTCTTGTTATCGGACTAATAGGAGCATCCTTTGCAGGTGGAGCGGGAGCTGGATATTTTGCAGCGCTTGTTAGAGAAGAACCGATTCGTTCTGTTGATGATATGAGAAAGAACATTTACAACTACGAAGAATCTACAGAAATGTATTTTGCAGATAATGTGTACTTAGGGAAGTACCGAGCAGACCTGCTACGAGAAGAGACATCACTCAAGGATGTATCTGAGCATTTAATCAATGCCCTCATCTCCACAGAAGATGAATACTTCTATGAGCATGAAGGAGTAGTTCCAAAAGCAATTCTTCGTGCCATTGTTCAAGAAGTCACTAACTCTGCTAACCAAACAGGTGGTAGTACGTTAACACAACAGCTAATTAAGAACCAGGTCTTAACCAATGAAGTTTCTTTTGATCGTAAAGCAAAAGAAATCCTGCTTGCACTTCGACTAGAAAATTACTTTTCGAAAGAAGAGATACTGGAAGCATATTTGAATGTTTCTCCGTTTGGAAGAGATGCAAACGGCAGGAATATAGCTGGAGCACAAACAGCAGCTGAAGGAATATTTGGAGTGGATATTAGTGAGCTAAACATACCACAGGCGGCATTTATTGCCGGATTACCTCAAAGTCCTTTTGCTTACACTCCTTTCACTCGCTCTGCAGAAGTAAAAACTGCGGAAGGGTTAGAACCTGGATTATCAAGAATGAAATATGTTCTTAACAGAATGCATGAAATGGGGCATATTGATAGCAAACAGTACAAGGAAGCTCTTGCATACGATATTACAAAGGATTTAACAAAGCCTACAAACAGTGCAATTGATGAATTTCCATACGTAACATTTGAAATTGAAGAACGTGCACAAGAGATTATTGCTGAGCAGTTAGCAATAGAAGATGGCTATGAACTAGAGGAATTGGAAACAAACGAGGAATTGTATAGTGAATACAAAAACCTAGCAGATCTCGCTTTAAGGCAAAACGGATATGTTATTCAAACTACTATTAATAAAGAAATTTATTCTAAAATGCGCCAAATCACGGACGAATTTAAGTATTTTGATGGCACCAGAGTTTACTCATATGAAGAAGAAATAGACCCAGATACAAAAAAATTGGTTGCTAGAAATGCTGAACAGGTCGGTGCATTGTTAATGGACAATAAGACCGGTGCCATAATCAGTTTTGTTGGCGGAAGAGATTTTAAGCTGAAAGACCTAAATTTCTCCACCAATACTTGGCGTCATAACGGATCTACGATGAAGCCTTTACTTGGATATGCACCTGCCTATGAATATGGAACATTACAACCAGGAAGTGTACTCGCTGACCTTCCACTGACTGTTAAAATTCCTGGACAAGAAGATTGGTCTCCAATGAACTGGAATAATAAATTCAATGGATTGCAGACTGTTCGACAATCGGTCGCACTATCTCATAACTTAGCTGCTATTCGAGGGTACATGGAAATTCTTCCTCGTCGCCCAATGGATTTTCTATTCAAACAAAACTTTACCAAACTTACAGCTGAAGATGCGGAAAATAAGTCAGCTGTCTTAGGATCACCTGCTATAGGAGTTAGTGTAGAAGAAAATACAGCTGGCTATGCGACTTTTGCAAACGGTGGAAATTATATAAAGCCATATCTAATTGAAAGTATTAAAACAAAAGACGGGAAAGTAATTTATGAACATAAAGTAGAACCTGTGGAGATTTATTCCCCACAAACTGCTTACCTGATGATTGATACGATGCGTGATACTTTCAAAAGAGGTACAGCAGGTCCAGCAAGAGACTATTTACAATTTAGTGCAGACTGGGCTGGAAAAACAGGTACTACACAAGATACCCATGATATTTGGATGATGGGTACCAACCCTAATATTACATTTGGACTATGGATGGGTTACGATGAGCGACATGTATTGAAAACTATTAATGGTCGTACTCCAACACAAAGAAGTCAGTTACTGTGGGCTCAGCTTTTAAATGGTGCCCATGACATTAACCCTGAGTTAATTGGACCCTCTAATAATTTCCAAATGCCAGGTGGAATTGTCCGCCGTAGCTATTGTAAGCTTTCTGGGATGCTTCCATCTGATCTTTGCAGTAAAGCTGGACTAGTTGGAGAAGACCTTTTCAACGCCAAATATGCTCCAACAAAAGTGGATGACAGTTTAACAACCGGAAAATATGTACAAATAGGCGAAGTAGCATACGCACCTCTAAGTTCAACCCCTTCTGAGTTCATAAAAGAAGGACCAATGGTAAAACCTGATTTTCTGAAAAAATTACAGGTTGACAGCTTAGAAGAGCTTGCAGAACATATGGATAAGGATATCTTCAAAGGATTAACAGTCCTCTCTGAAGACCCACTCCCTGCTAACAACTCAGCACCAGGTAAAGTAAACGGTGTAAGCTTGAGTGGCTCTACCTTGAAATGGGCGGCAAGCTCTGAAAAAGATGTTATTGGCTACTATGTGTATTATGCAAAAAACAGCTCTAGCACTCCAAGTAAAATTGCAGCAGTGCAGGCTGGAAAAGATTTAAATACAAAGATTTCGCAAAATAGCGGTGTTTTCTATGTTACTGCTGTGAATGCAAGCGGAAAACAATCAGCTCCTTCCTCTACTGTAAAACGAGGGGAACCAGACAAAAAAGAAGAAAAGCCGAAGCCGAAACCAAAGCCAAAACCACCTACAAATGGTGGAGACAATGGTGGCGGTGATGGCAATGGAGATGACAACTCTACAGATCCTCCACCAGATGATAGCGGAGATAACGGTGGAGACGACAGTGGAAATGATGGTGGAGATAACGGCGGAGATTAA
- the acsA gene encoding acetate--CoA ligase, with protein sequence MKVEALPVTKGNYNLEDYEQTYQNFNWADVETNFSFAQTGRVNVAHEAIDRHAESSRKNKVALYYRDPEREEKYTYKEMKDLSNKAGNILKQTCDVEKGDRVFIFMPRSPELYFAALGAIKLGAIIGPLFEAFMEGAVKDRLEDSEAKVIITTPELLKRIPLDQLPSLKHVVLVGENITEEGPFIDFNNRMKSASKKLQVEWVEKTDGLVLHYTSGSTGKPKGVLHVHNAMMQHYQTAKWVLDLKEEDVYWCTADPGWVTGTAYGIFGPWLVGASNVIVGGRFRPEAWYETIEDFGVSVWYSAPTAFRMLMGAGDEVVKKYDLSSLRHILSVGEPLNPEVIRWGVKVFNLRVHDTWWMTETGAQLICNYPCMEIKPGSMGKPIPGVEAAIVDDQGNELPPYRMGNLAIKKGWPSMMHTIWNNEAKYESYFMPGDWYVSGDSAYMDEEGYFWFQGRIDDVIMTSGERVGPFEVESKLVEHPAVAEAGVIGKPDPVRGEIIKAFVALRDGHTASDELKEEIRQFVKRGLAAHAAPREIEFRDKLPKTRSGKIMRRVLKAWELDLPTGDLSTMED encoded by the coding sequence ATGAAAGTGGAAGCGTTACCAGTAACGAAGGGGAACTACAATCTAGAAGACTATGAACAAACCTATCAGAATTTCAATTGGGCAGATGTGGAAACAAACTTCAGCTTTGCCCAGACAGGAAGAGTGAATGTAGCGCACGAAGCTATTGACCGTCACGCAGAGTCATCACGAAAAAACAAAGTGGCACTTTACTATCGTGATCCTGAGCGTGAGGAAAAGTATACGTATAAAGAAATGAAGGATCTGTCCAATAAGGCAGGAAACATATTAAAGCAAACCTGTGATGTAGAAAAAGGAGATCGTGTGTTTATCTTTATGCCGCGATCACCAGAATTGTATTTTGCAGCACTTGGAGCTATTAAGCTAGGTGCAATTATAGGCCCTTTATTTGAAGCGTTTATGGAAGGTGCTGTAAAAGACAGACTAGAAGACAGTGAAGCAAAGGTAATTATTACAACACCTGAGCTTTTAAAGCGAATTCCTTTAGATCAACTCCCATCACTAAAGCATGTGGTGTTAGTTGGAGAAAACATCACCGAAGAGGGACCATTCATTGATTTTAATAACAGGATGAAATCTGCCAGTAAAAAGCTACAGGTGGAATGGGTTGAAAAAACGGATGGACTTGTACTTCACTATACTAGTGGTTCAACAGGAAAGCCAAAGGGTGTGCTTCATGTTCACAACGCCATGATGCAGCATTATCAAACGGCTAAATGGGTGCTTGACCTGAAAGAGGAAGATGTATACTGGTGCACTGCAGATCCTGGCTGGGTAACTGGAACTGCCTATGGAATCTTTGGTCCATGGCTAGTAGGTGCTTCCAATGTTATTGTAGGTGGTCGTTTCCGTCCAGAAGCATGGTATGAGACGATTGAAGACTTCGGTGTATCTGTATGGTACAGTGCTCCAACGGCCTTCCGAATGCTAATGGGTGCAGGGGATGAAGTAGTAAAGAAATATGACCTGTCCTCCTTACGTCATATTCTCAGTGTTGGAGAGCCATTAAATCCTGAAGTTATTCGCTGGGGCGTGAAGGTATTTAATCTGCGAGTGCATGACACTTGGTGGATGACAGAAACCGGAGCACAGTTAATTTGTAACTATCCTTGCATGGAGATTAAACCAGGCTCCATGGGGAAACCAATCCCAGGTGTGGAAGCTGCTATTGTAGACGATCAAGGAAATGAATTACCGCCATACCGAATGGGGAACTTGGCAATCAAAAAAGGCTGGCCATCGATGATGCACACTATTTGGAACAATGAGGCGAAGTATGAATCATACTTCATGCCAGGTGACTGGTATGTTTCTGGTGATTCTGCCTACATGGATGAGGAAGGCTATTTCTGGTTCCAAGGCCGTATTGATGATGTAATTATGACATCTGGGGAGCGGGTTGGACCGTTTGAAGTGGAAAGTAAGCTTGTAGAGCATCCAGCCGTAGCAGAGGCAGGAGTAATCGGAAAGCCCGATCCTGTTCGCGGAGAAATCATAAAAGCGTTTGTGGCACTCCGTGACGGTCACACGGCAAGTGATGAATTGAAAGAGGAAATTCGTCAATTCGTGAAACGCGGTCTTGCAGCACATGCAGCCCCACGAGAAATTGAATTCCGTGACAAGCTTCCTAAAACCCGCAGTGGAAAAATCATGCGTCGCGTTTTAAAGGCTTGGGAGCTTGATTTACCTACAGGTGATTTATCAACAATGGAAGACTAA
- a CDS encoding GNAT family N-acetyltransferase: MEHRKTYNAKELKTRNGRLFIEGPVTPEVLAGYDFHKDLVAFRPPEQQRKALIEIAGLPEGRIIIARNEDTIVGYVTYLYPDPMERWSEGKMANLIELGAIEVIPDYRGSSVGKSLLKVSMMDTMMENYIVITTEYYWHWDLKGTGLNVWEYRKVMEKMMNAGGLEYYATDDPEISSHPANCLMARIGKNIDPDSIQKFDQLRFHNRFMY, translated from the coding sequence ATGGAACATCGAAAAACGTATAATGCGAAGGAATTAAAAACTAGAAATGGACGCTTGTTTATTGAAGGTCCTGTAACACCTGAAGTGCTGGCAGGCTATGATTTTCATAAAGACCTTGTTGCATTTAGACCTCCTGAACAGCAACGGAAAGCCTTGATTGAAATTGCAGGTCTTCCTGAAGGCAGAATCATCATTGCAAGAAATGAAGATACCATTGTTGGTTATGTCACCTATCTGTATCCAGATCCGATGGAAAGATGGTCAGAAGGAAAAATGGCAAACCTTATTGAGTTGGGGGCAATTGAAGTCATTCCGGATTATAGAGGTAGCTCCGTTGGAAAATCTCTCTTAAAAGTTTCTATGATGGATACGATGATGGAGAATTATATTGTTATAACAACGGAATATTATTGGCATTGGGATTTAAAAGGTACCGGTTTGAATGTTTGGGAGTATCGCAAAGTGATGGAAAAAATGATGAATGCTGGAGGGCTGGAATATTACGCAACAGACGACCCAGAAATCAGCTCACACCCTGCCAATTGCTTGATGGCAAGAATCGGAAAAAATATAGACCCTGATTCTATTCAAAAATTTGATCAACTCCGCTTTCACAACCGTTTTATGTACTAG
- a CDS encoding acetoin utilization AcuB family protein, translated as MIVERIMKKNVLTLLPSDTVEQALLLMEEKSIRHIPIVNDKQQLVGIVSDRDIRNGLQAALYGNSAQEDMKQPLSRVMKTNLLTGHPLDFVEEVAATFYDYKISCLPIIQDSKLVGIVTETDLLYTFVQLTGANQPASQFEVKVENISGKLAEVTAILSKRKLNILSVLVYPHQDEQYKILVFRVQTMNPTSVIQDLQGNGYEVLWPNLPGVTS; from the coding sequence ATGATTGTGGAAAGAATAATGAAAAAAAATGTCCTAACCCTTCTTCCTTCTGATACGGTTGAGCAAGCTCTGTTATTAATGGAAGAAAAAAGTATTCGTCACATTCCTATTGTGAATGACAAACAGCAGTTGGTCGGAATTGTATCTGATAGAGATATCCGGAATGGTCTTCAGGCAGCGCTTTATGGAAATAGCGCACAGGAGGATATGAAGCAGCCACTCTCTAGGGTCATGAAAACCAATCTTTTGACAGGTCATCCTTTAGATTTTGTGGAGGAGGTTGCAGCAACTTTTTATGATTACAAGATAAGCTGTCTTCCTATTATTCAAGACTCCAAGCTTGTCGGGATAGTCACCGAAACGGATCTGCTTTATACATTTGTACAATTAACAGGAGCGAATCAGCCTGCATCTCAGTTTGAGGTGAAGGTAGAAAACATCTCCGGTAAGCTTGCAGAGGTAACCGCCATTTTAAGCAAACGAAAATTAAACATTCTCAGTGTACTTGTCTACCCTCATCAAGATGAGCAGTATAAGATTCTGGTATTCCGAGTCCAAACCATGAATCCCACAAGTGTCATTCAGGACCTTCAAGGGAACGGATATGAAGTTTTATGGCCAAACCTTCCTGGAGTGACATCATGA
- a CDS encoding acetoin utilization protein AcuC translates to MMKKAAFIYSDDFQTYKFSENHPFNQLRVKLTMDLLQKSGHLSLKDIVPPRMATDEELSLIHDSRYVEAVKLAGKGMLPKEKASSYGLGTEDTPIFENMHEASALLVGGTLTAVDEVMTGRSEHALNLGGGLHHGFRGKASGFCIYNDTAVAIKYLQEKYNARVLYVDTDAHHGDGVQWAFYEDPDVCTLSIHETGRYLFPGTGNINERGQGEGYGYSFNIPIDAFTEDDSFLEVYEQALTEIAAFFKPDVIITQNGADAHHYDPLTHLSSSIRIFREIPKLAHKIAHQYCRGRWIGVGGGGYDIWRVVPRAWSHIWLEMMDKNNVLGALPETWLSSWKAQSPVELPQTWEDREDIYQPIPRKQEISEKNKQVLLKALYPISHLRNGNTHIG, encoded by the coding sequence ATCATGAAAAAAGCAGCTTTCATTTATTCGGATGACTTTCAAACTTATAAATTTAGTGAAAATCATCCCTTTAATCAATTACGAGTGAAACTTACAATGGATTTGCTGCAAAAAAGCGGTCACCTTTCGTTAAAGGATATTGTCCCTCCGAGAATGGCTACTGATGAGGAATTATCACTCATTCATGATTCTCGTTATGTGGAGGCTGTTAAGCTTGCTGGAAAAGGAATGCTGCCAAAAGAAAAGGCAAGCAGTTACGGACTTGGAACAGAAGATACACCGATATTTGAGAACATGCACGAGGCTAGTGCCTTACTTGTTGGAGGCACACTCACGGCCGTAGATGAGGTGATGACAGGTAGGTCGGAGCATGCCCTAAATTTAGGTGGAGGGCTACACCATGGGTTTCGTGGCAAGGCTTCGGGTTTTTGTATTTATAATGATACGGCAGTAGCTATCAAATATTTACAGGAAAAATACAATGCCCGTGTCCTGTATGTTGATACAGATGCTCATCATGGTGATGGTGTTCAATGGGCATTTTATGAGGATCCAGATGTTTGTACGCTTTCCATTCATGAGACAGGACGATATTTATTCCCTGGAACGGGCAATATCAATGAACGTGGCCAAGGAGAGGGGTATGGGTATTCCTTTAATATTCCTATTGACGCTTTTACAGAGGATGATTCCTTTCTTGAAGTTTACGAACAAGCATTAACAGAGATTGCGGCATTTTTTAAGCCTGATGTAATTATCACGCAAAACGGTGCAGATGCCCATCATTACGATCCTCTGACACATTTGTCGAGTTCAATTAGAATCTTTCGGGAGATTCCAAAACTTGCCCACAAAATAGCCCATCAATATTGTAGAGGGCGTTGGATTGGTGTGGGTGGCGGTGGCTATGATATTTGGCGAGTGGTTCCTAGAGCCTGGTCACACATCTGGTTAGAGATGATGGACAAAAATAACGTACTAGGGGCATTACCAGAAACTTGGCTCAGTTCATGGAAAGCGCAATCTCCAGTGGAACTTCCGCAAACTTGGGAGGACAGAGAGGATATCTATCAGCCTATCCCGAGAAAACAAGAAATCTCAGAAAAAAACAAACAAGTGTTATTAAAAGCACTCTATCCGATCAGTCATTTAAGAAATGGCAACACACATATTGGCTAA
- the motS gene encoding flagellar motor protein MotS translates to MQRRKHEEDKGAPKWMVTFSDLFMLVLVFFILLFSMSQIDLVKFKAVAESFKQVNFLDYHPSAVPFEHPTDFSVETETTNNQKEETVSMDAAESEKKLQELLSEVQDFLEANDLEDVVVANRTERGIVLVLEEKVLFETAEARILPIAHPFLDKVGMLLAKLPNLVKIEGHTDNRPISTEKYPSNWELSAARASSVIRYLIEEHSLDPERFVAVGYGDTRPIVQNSSNENYQKNRRVEIVISDPQYEEKLN, encoded by the coding sequence ATGCAACGCAGAAAGCACGAGGAGGATAAAGGTGCACCAAAATGGATGGTGACATTTTCCGATTTGTTCATGCTTGTTCTTGTTTTCTTTATCCTGCTTTTTTCCATGTCGCAAATTGATTTGGTAAAATTCAAAGCAGTAGCGGAGTCTTTTAAACAAGTGAACTTCTTAGACTATCACCCATCAGCTGTTCCTTTTGAGCATCCCACTGATTTTTCTGTAGAAACAGAAACCACCAACAACCAAAAGGAAGAGACAGTCTCCATGGATGCAGCAGAAAGTGAAAAAAAACTACAGGAGCTGTTATCCGAAGTTCAGGACTTCCTAGAAGCAAACGATTTAGAGGACGTTGTGGTTGCTAACCGAACAGAACGGGGGATTGTATTGGTGTTGGAGGAAAAAGTGCTTTTTGAGACAGCGGAAGCAAGAATTCTTCCCATTGCTCATCCTTTCCTTGATAAGGTAGGAATGCTACTAGCAAAATTACCTAATCTCGTTAAAATTGAAGGGCATACAGATAATCGCCCGATCTCAACAGAAAAATATCCTTCCAACTGGGAACTATCAGCTGCCCGAGCAAGCAGTGTCATCCGTTATCTAATAGAAGAGCATAGTCTCGATCCTGAAAGATTCGTGGCAGTTGGCTATGGAGATACTAGACCTATTGTCCAGAACTCATCTAATGAAAATTATCAAAAAAATAGAAGAGTAGAAATTGTTATTTCAGATCCGCAGTATGAGGAAAAATTAAATTAA
- the motP gene encoding flagellar motor protein MotP — protein sequence MKKKDLLTPIGLVLGFAMIMFGIINNSGIMGATSFIDFPSLLIVLGGTIGALLITFNMKEMQVLPGVMKQVFSKQENELSELIHTFVKLSDRARREGLLALEAELDDVNNDFLKKGVLLAVDGVEPEVINDIMNAEIAAMEERHRKGRSILEKAGDYAPSWGMIGTLIGLVLMLKNLNDPSTLGPNMAIAILTTLYGTLLANLVFIPMANKLGNKTEREVFIKQIIIEGVIGVQSGQNPKILEEKLSAFLSNQDREKSEEEVAEALEENFQ from the coding sequence ATGAAAAAGAAGGATCTATTAACACCAATCGGACTTGTCTTAGGCTTTGCAATGATTATGTTTGGAATAATTAATAACTCTGGAATCATGGGAGCGACTAGCTTTATTGACTTCCCTTCACTTTTAATTGTGCTTGGAGGAACAATAGGTGCATTACTCATTACCTTTAACATGAAAGAAATGCAAGTTCTCCCAGGTGTTATGAAACAAGTATTTTCAAAGCAGGAAAATGAACTGTCTGAATTAATTCACACCTTTGTCAAACTCTCAGACAGAGCCCGCAGAGAAGGGTTGCTAGCTCTTGAGGCAGAGCTTGATGATGTAAATAATGATTTTCTAAAAAAAGGTGTCCTCCTTGCAGTAGATGGAGTGGAACCAGAAGTAATCAATGATATTATGAATGCTGAAATTGCCGCTATGGAAGAACGACATAGAAAAGGCCGCAGTATTTTGGAAAAGGCTGGAGATTATGCTCCTTCATGGGGGATGATCGGAACGTTAATTGGACTTGTGCTCATGCTAAAAAACTTAAATGATCCATCCACACTTGGACCAAATATGGCCATTGCCATTTTAACAACCTTGTATGGAACGCTTTTGGCAAATCTAGTATTTATTCCGATGGCTAACAAGCTAGGAAATAAAACGGAACGAGAAGTATTTATCAAGCAAATAATTATTGAAGGAGTAATTGGCGTACAATCTGGCCAGAACCCAAAAATATTGGAGGAGAAGCTTTCAGCCTTTCTTTCTAATCAGGATCGTGAAAAAAGTGAAGAAGAAGTGGCAGAAGCACTAGAGGAGAATTTCCAATGA